The following nucleotide sequence is from Pedobacter sp. PACM 27299.
GATGGCTCAATTACACCAACAGTATGTAAAGGAAAACAGGTTCGAAGGCATCACATGCGACGAATACCTGGCACTACTGACCGACCATCAGTGGGAAGACCGCGAGAACAACAAAATTGATCGGTTACTGAAACTGGCAAACTTTAGGCAGAACGCCAGTCTTGCCGATATAAACTATTCCAGTGAAAGAAATCTGGACAAGAACATGTTCGCACGACTTGGTACACTGGACTTTACAATGAGAAAGGAAAACATCATTATATGTGGTGCTTCCGGCACAGGCAAAAGCTATCTATCACAGGCTCTTGGGCATCAGGGATGTCTTACTGGAGTAAAAACACTCTATACAGTAACTGCCAGACTGATCAAAAAGCTGAAATTGAGCAAAGTTGACGGAACCTACCTCAAGGAGCTGGAAAAACTAACTAGAATGGATCTGCTAATACTGGATGACTTTGGCTTGCAAGCTTTCGATAATCAGGACAGGGAAACGCTGATGGATATTATAGACGATCGGCACGGTAAAAGATCAACTATAATCTCCTCCCAAATACCGGTATCGGCCTGGTACGAAATCATTGGTGGTGAAGGAACTATTGCAGACGCCATCTTGGATCGGATTGTAAACTCCTCTCACCGCATTGACCTGAAAGGTGAATCCATGAGAAAAGGAATATTGAAAAAGGAATAATCCCAGCTTTTTTATATAATTGTATGATCTTTTAAGTGGCACGGTTTGACCGAAATCACTGGCACCATCACTCCGAAATACCCAATGGTTAATGAATCATATTTTATACCATTATTATGGAATTGGAATGATAAAACATACATGCTGTTAAAAAAACAATAAATGAATGTAAAATAACTTTATATTAAGATGTGTATAAGATGCACAATGGCTTAATTATTTATCATACAAATAGTTGCAATTATTCGGTGAGTAGGAAAGATTTCAAAATTACTCACCTAATCACTCACTTTTTATATAATAAAATATGTGAATTTTGGTACCCCGAAAGACAAAACCCCTGTTAACATAGCGTTTACAGGGGTTTATAAGTTTTGATACTGAATCTTGTGATCCCGCTGGGATTCGAACCCAGGACCACTACATTAAAAGTGTAATGCTCTACCAGCTGAGCTACGGAATCAACTATGTCCCCTTGTTTCGGGATTGCAAAAGTATTAAAATAATGCAGATTCTACTACTGTAAACCCGTTTAATTTCGCTCTAATCCGCTTTTTCTCTTTAATCGATTGATTTATAGCTATAAAAAATTACAGTTATTTTTCATTACACGTAACAAATCCCATCGACAAGCATCTCTTTTACATGAAATACTTCCATTAAAGCCAGAACAACGCAGTAATACAACAAAAAACACTATAAATTTAAACAATGAAGATCCTTCAAACCGGCCAATTTTTCGGGAATACTAATGAAACCAAAACTTTAGGGAGTCTTACGCTTACTGATACAGAGTACACCCAGGAAAAGGTCGACTGGCATTACCATGAAAACGCTTATTTTACTTTTCTCCTCGATGGGAGGGTTCTGGAGGGGAATAAAAAGGAAATCTATCACTGTACTGCGGGAGCATTACTGTTTCATAATTGGCAGGAACCACATTACAACATCAAACCAAAAGGCTTCACCAGAGGCTTTCATATTGAATTTAAGCCAGACTGGTTTCAAAACTTTGATCTGAATATCAGTAACCTACAGGGGAGTATTAACCTTTATAATCCGCAATTGAAAGCTTTGATGTATAACATCTTCAAGGAGAGTAAGCAAAATACAGGTTCTCTGGCTATAGACACCTTACTTATTGAGCTGTTTACCAAGGCCAATAAAAATGAAAACCGCCTCTCCCGAAATGTCCCTCATTGGGTAATGAAAATTAGGGAGCTGCTCAACGACGATCTGTCTTATGACTGGTCGCTTTACAACCTGTCGAAACAACTGGATATTCATCCGGTACATCTTTCCAGGGATTTTTCAAAGTATTTCGGCTGTGGCATCGGACAATATATTCGGGCAATAAGAGTGCAGCAATCTCTTTCCATGATTGTAAAAGGAGAATCTTCCTTAACTGCTATCGCTTTAGACTGTGGATTCGCCGATCAAAGCCATTTTATACGCAGCTTTAAATCCTT
It contains:
- the istB gene encoding IS21-like element helper ATPase IstB, producing the protein MNNQTVEKLRNMRLGAMAQLHQQYVKENRFEGITCDEYLALLTDHQWEDRENNKIDRLLKLANFRQNASLADINYSSERNLDKNMFARLGTLDFTMRKENIIICGASGTGKSYLSQALGHQGCLTGVKTLYTVTARLIKKLKLSKVDGTYLKELEKLTRMDLLILDDFGLQAFDNQDRETLMDIIDDRHGKRSTIISSQIPVSAWYEIIGGEGTIADAILDRIVNSSHRIDLKGESMRKGILKKE
- a CDS encoding helix-turn-helix transcriptional regulator is translated as MKILQTGQFFGNTNETKTLGSLTLTDTEYTQEKVDWHYHENAYFTFLLDGRVLEGNKKEIYHCTAGALLFHNWQEPHYNIKPKGFTRGFHIEFKPDWFQNFDLNISNLQGSINLYNPQLKALMYNIFKESKQNTGSLAIDTLLIELFTKANKNENRLSRNVPHWVMKIRELLNDDLSYDWSLYNLSKQLDIHPVHLSRDFSKYFGCGIGQYIRAIRVQQSLSMIVKGESSLTAIALDCGFADQSHFIRSFKSLHQITPFAYRKLFSEPR